From the Argentina anserina chromosome 3, drPotAnse1.1, whole genome shotgun sequence genome, the window attttggagttattaagaatataaattagtttcattttaatataaatatataagaatttttaagttttcattaaaggtgggccgggacgggacgggacgaagcgggatagaaattattcgtcccacgtctcatcccactattatgaagcgggacgggatcgggacgggacaaacgtttttagacctccgtcccgtccctatgaatttcgggacgggattgggatttccgttttttatgcccacccctacaatGTTCATGTGTTTACAGAACAATGTTCAAAATTACTGGTTtactaaacactgttcacatttactgttttactagaCACTGTTCgtagttactgttttactaaacactgttcacatttactgtttcaCTGGTGGTGAAGCCTAAACTGGCCGGAGATCGCCGGAAAGTTGAAGAACACAACCGGGTCACCGATTGGTATTGGAGTTGACTTTCGGGCTTTGATCCGTGGAAACCGGCGTGTTACTCCACGATCTACCACCACAGGGAGGCGCGCAAGGAGGAGATGAAGCTATCTGGGTTGGTCCGGTCACCTGAAACTGCCGGAGTCGGCCGGAAAAGTCAGGTCGGGTCGGATCGGAAGGAAATTTTCGTCTCTAAAGGCACAAGGGGGAGGAAAAAATGGGGTTATGACAGTATTAATCTCCACTATTAGTACTTCAGTAGTTAGAGGGGAGGTCTTTAACACTCAGGCTCCTCCACGATCATGATCAGAAGTTCATATTATGTTGCCTTGTACGTCTATTGTATGTTTGCCGGTACGTGTGTTAATCAATGAAAATCTCTGAAATTAAAATGGCAGTGGTACCAGTGGACTTGTTTCACATGGGAGGAGCTCAGACAGCTGGGGAAGTAGCAGATGACATATTTGGAATTGGACCTCGACCTGGTTGGAAGCTATTGCAGTCTTCTGGAAACTAATAAATTGCGTGACTTGAATTTGGTTTATGATATCATCGCATGCATTCCTCCTCGATCCCGATCCCTTCCCTTTTCCTAACTAGCCTAGTCAGTCATAATGATCTTAGTCATTTCTTCACGTACCCCTAACCTTAACTAATGCCCAGTACGTTATAATTATACGTATTCGGGCGTCAATACATGCTGCTCTCATCTATTTCTCCCCTTCGACCAGCCTTTCAATATATGCGCTTCAAGATTGGGCATAACTAATATGTATATCTCACTGATGTGGTCCAAAGCAGGCCAAATTAATGTGAACCGAAAATAATTAAACATTATAGACTTGGCTCCAAAGGCGATCTAGTTGTATAGGCACAAGCTCCAGACAATGTTCAAGGGAAGAGTGTACTTCAATTATGTTGTATTTTCCATGCAGATGGAGGTGGAGATGGATCAGATGGAAATGGAGGTGGAGACGGATCAGATGCGGGTGACATGAATCGAGTTGGTACAGCATGCTCGAAGAACGACATAACAATCTTCCAAGGGGAAACATCGCCACTCCCAAATGGAATTCCGGCTTACACAGTTCAGATACTCAACATGTGTGTATCAGCTGGTTGCAGCATTTCTGACATTCACATCAACTGTGGATGGTTTAGCTCCGCGCGCTTTGTCAATCCAAGAGTCTTCCGGCGCATGGACTACAACGACTGCCTAGTCAATGATGGCCAGCCTCTTGGCCCTGGACAAACCCTCTCTTTCCAATATGCCAATACctttccttaccctctttcTGTTTCATCTGTTGCTTGTTAATTATTTAGCTGCACAATTAGTGCTTGCAACTGGATATATAATCATAGCTAACTGTTAAGCAATGGTTTCCTACTATGAGCATATGGATGTGATGCTAGCTAGTTAAGCAGTTACTAGTACCttaatttgttttcaaatCAATTATCTAGCACTGTACGTTACATGCCAATCTCATATGCTACTATAGCTAGGCGTGCTACAATATAGATAAtgtatgcaaaaaaaaaaattaaaaaacataTTTGAACTCGGATAAGATTAGAGATATGAGCTATCTGCAGAGATTCCTCTGAATTGATAAGATAAGGAAGAAACTTAATTGGACATGCTGCTCTTAATTTGCTTCTATACAACTTCAAGTGTAATATATAGAAGTAAACTAGATATCTATCAATAACTAGATGGATTCGAAAAGTTTCTGCTCtctttcttcatcatctccGATTAACTTCTTGGAACTGATCGATTAATATTGGTATTGATAATTGAAGTCTGTATCACCAATCATGGCTGAAACAACTTGGGTAAGAATGAAGAAACTTCCCCCTAAAAGGACCAAAACTAGAATTGCAGAGATGGGATTCTTCAACAACTCATATATAGGCTGGATGACAACGTAGAGAGCACCTGTACTAACCGTGAGAGCATACAGTGCATATCTCCTTACATTGTCCCAGAACTCTTCCATCAGTGGCCCTTCTGGTCCTAAAGCCATTGCCTTTTGCTGATCATCCATCCCCATCAGCAGCATCGCTACTCCTACAGAAACAGCTCCCACTATCAAGAACCTCGATGAGAGCTTCTCATTCCCACTTCCATCCTCAGACATGGAAATTACTTGGGATGGCTCTTGATCAAGGCACCTAACACTGGCTTTTTCAGCGTTGCATTTTCTACTAGGTAAAGAAGCAGATGTTATAGCTGGATATGAAGGAGGGTGCTTTTGTTGAAATCGAAATGAGGGCTTGGAGGAGGAGGTTGAATATGCTAGAGTGGTAGGGCTGCATTTCAAGAGGTGTAATCGGGAGCTGCTTAAGGCAGACATTTTCGGGTTCATTCCAAACCTCAGAGATAGCACAAAAGGGTTTTCTCACTGCTAATGATAGCTCCTATTATGATATCCGTGTGGATCCATTATCCTCTTGGGTTACTTATCTGTGGACACGGTTGCATATCCACATCTTTTTATTTATAGTCTAAAATATATAAGATAAGAGTAGTGCTGATACGGTGTGAAGCAAATGTACCCTTCCTTCTTATTATGATGCCAAAACTCCGACTACAATAGTCGATTATAATTTCGATTGACATAATTGCTACCAAAATTACATAAGACAATCGATTGACATAATTTCGATTTGACTTATTAAGTAAAGCATAGAAATAGAACTCTAGTACGGTCACAATTAAGCAAGTCTAAACTACGGAAAATTAACTCATCCAAGTCTTACGTACTTGACTACACCGCAATTGTGGCATAATAGCAAGCTTACATATCATCTCAATATTGTATTCtaatatttgagtttcatgAGTTAGGACAATGCTCATGTATCATGATTTTGAGTAAAAATCTAAAGCTATTGAACatttattgtatttcagaAATACCATGTAAAAACTAGTTCTCACACTATGACATCGTTTTAGAGTGTTAGTCTCTATAGTTGGACAACTAAATCTATGTATTCTAACAAGTGTCATATAGCAAATAATAGATCAATTACTACTCTAATTGCTTTATAAATTTCACGACGTACCGGAAAAATAATGCTCACATATAGTcataaaattactatttatatatgtattcccCTATATCATCGCTTAAACATTAATTTCACCCGGTCACCCGGAGATTGCGACCATTTGAAAATCACTGCTTTCTTTTAGTCGCTATGAAGCTCGTTCATGTATGTATTTTG encodes:
- the LOC126788740 gene encoding uncharacterized protein LOC126788740, encoding MNPKMSALSSSRLHLLKCSPTTLAYSTSSSKPSFRFQQKHPPSYPAITSASLPSRKCNAEKASVRCLDQEPSQVISMSEDGSGNEKLSSRFLIVGAVSVGVAMLLMGMDDQQKAMALGPEGPLMEEFWDNVRRYALYALTVSTGALYVVIQPIYELLKNPISAILVLVLLGGSFFILTQVVSAMIGDTDFNYQYQY
- the LOC126789402 gene encoding TPD1 protein homolog 1-like — translated: MAVVPVDLFHMGGAQTAGEVADDIFGIGPRPDGGGDGSDGNGGGDGSDAGDMNRVGTACSKNDITIFQGETSPLPNGIPAYTVQILNMCVSAGCSISDIHINCGWFSSARFVNPRVFRRMDYNDCLVNDGQPLGPGQTLSFQYANTFPYPLSVSSVAC